GTGGCTCTAGCTTGATATGACGGGAACGTCTTGCTGCATGCAGAGGAGTGCAGCTGCAGCTCCGGCGGGACGTGGTGGCTGCATGCTCACATGGCCAGCGAGAGCAGCATAACCTGTGTGAGCGGCATGCATAACAATAAAAGCTTGGCCACCCGGAATCCACCTCAGCCCAAAACCACTCAGAGTGGCTGAAGGGACGGAAAGTATCCGGTATCAATAGTTGAGGGACTATGTTTTGTTGGTTTCATAGTTGAGTGACTATTTCTAAACTATCGAGAAAGTcgagggacgaaaaatatacttttccctAATCTAAAAATTGTTTTACAACAAAACTTCCTCATGTGGGATTTCTAATGGCAAGATACTGGTGCCCTACCTACTGGTTACATGTAAACCAAAATGGTCAAACAAAGGCATTATCAGACAACTATGAAGATATGTAGCTACAGGAAATGACAGATGCACAAAAACCTATAGGTGTCATATTTTTCAAGGCATAAGGCATACCTTCAGATGAGGTGCTATATTAATAAAATCTCCTACGATAAAGTCTATGTGATCATTTACTCCGTAAATAGTTGCATTATGCTGTGCATAACCAATCTTCTGTGGGTCAATGTCAACAGCAACAACATGCTTACACCTGAAAAATAGAAGATGGTGTCAGAGAGGTGGAAGTCTACAGTTTGAGTGGTGTACGAGAAACATGAGAATTGAGAGTCCACCTTATATCACCATTAATCATAAAAGGGCTTCCAGTTTCCAAATTATACACATTCATGTGGCATGAAAATTGATACACGTCCAAAGAAAGTCATATGATGTGTGAAGCAACTTAGAAGCCATCTTTTCATATGATGTGTCTTTTTACAGGACACAAGTACCTCAGCAGTTACTAGATGAGTGCACAAACATGCTTTCTACCACCATTCATTCTCGACTAAGTATGCCATTGACGCATACAAGATGCATAATATTCAAGGTAACATACCAGCTACCATCATCATCACAagtgaagaaaacaaaaaaaaagtattTATGCAAAAGGGAGAGTTCATGCTAGCACATTGTTTATTGTCATTTACTTAAGATATAAGAACACGATAATAGTGGCATACTTTGTGGCAAACTGGATGGTATTACCACCAACTCCTGCGAAACAGTCAATCAATATGCCCGCACCAACACGAGATGCATGATGCTTTGCGATGGGCTCTGGCGTCACCGAAAACCACCCCTCTTCATCCATCTTTATACCACTATCAAAAAGGGAGAAAAGCGAGTACCGCTGATTCCAATACCTGGCAATGTCATTGGACATGTTTGCCAAGTCCGGACATGAATGAACTGTAGAATGAAATAAATGGTTACTTATCTGATATATAGAAACAGAAAGAGTACATGAAGGGTAGGTATAGCAAGAAGCTGCATATTGAACGCCACCCTTGCCAAGGAAAACTAATCTGTCAGTCAACAAAATCATCTCTAAAAAATTAGCAGAGGAACAATTCCTAGAAGCTCTAACCGAGTAATATTATCTTACACGGTTGAGATCTCCTTactctctttttatttttgttgGTAGTACCTTCTTGGTTCATTTCTAACACTTCAGTCATTGGACTATCATTCTGCATATTTTTGTCATGTTGTGCTTCATCAATGGTAGCTATCACACTACATAGAGATAAGATGTTAATAAAAACATCCATATGTCAAGGAAGCAACGGAACAACATTTTAGTGCAATAAGGCAAACCTTATATATATCAACTCTTTGTCAGGAATGTCTGATAAACTGAGTGCTTCATTGTAAATAAGTTGATGTCTCTGCTCATTCGGATGCGTGTCATCACCAGTCTGATCTGCCATGCGACTAGCCAATTCCATATCTTCAACAAATGAATGATCTATTGATATCAAGAACAACAGATGGTATATCATCACAAGAAATTGGTGGATGTTTGCAACAAAATAAGAATAAAAATCTGTATTGATTTGCTTGTGTGTTATTGTCTATGTGTTGTATGTGGGGGCAACAAATCTTTACCTTCATCTGTTGTTTTGGCTGCTTTATTGCGGGTTTCAGTTGTTTGAGATCCCTGCAAACTTGGAAGTTTCAAATAGCTTGCATGAAATGCTTTAACGCAATTCGGATAATGAAGACCATGAAATGAAAAACAACATCAGCTAGACGTAATCACAAACAGGTTATATacatcaacatcaacaagacgtagAAATGATAAAGTTTTTTAACAATAAAAGTACTTCTCTTATGCCGGTTATCTATAGATGTATCAGTACACTCCGTTTATGGTCGTCTCTATAACATGTGAGGAATCGAGACCTAtttacggaggtgtgtacacgCTTAGAGAACACGGCGATGGATACTTTTACCCTACATGGATGGCATCATGATGTTAGAATTGGCCCTCCCACGGTTTAGGCGTCATACAATCTTTTCATGACTACTTGTATTTCATCTTTTTTACTTTCTGAGACTAGACTTTGTTTGattgtgtgcatcctagttatgcataGACCAGGTGTAATAGTTAAATATTTTAAGTAATAAAGTGCCCTTTATTGTCTGTAATAGTACATATTTTAAGGGAAATGATATGGTCCAGTCGGGGCTTAACGTGCGGGGCATTGACCGCCTCTCCGTTGCGCCACGCGTCCCACGTGATCCCAACACAGTTTTGCAACATGACCCTTGTTGCAATTGCAACAAGGGTTGCAATGGTGGCGGGGCACTGGCGAAGATAATTTCTGCAACAAGGATTATGTTGCGAAGGAGCTTTTGCAACAATGTTCCTGTTGTAAAGGGCTTCTCAAGTTATCTGCAAGCTTCACAACAGCTACATGTTGAAAAGGGCCTTTTTGCAACAATGTCCCTATTGCAAAGAATTGCAACCAAGGTTGTGTTGCAAAGGGATTTTGCGCAACATGCTCGTTGTTGCAAAATAATGCGACTACAGGAGGAGATCAGATGGTTGCGAAAGTCGTCATCCAACGGCTCGCGAGGCGGCAGATCTTAAAAAAAAATGCCGGCCGACGCGTAGCAGCCCCATCTTTTAAGTAATAAACATCGCTCTTTATTATAAAAAatatcactgcacaaaacactttttttgtcaaTTTTTCGAGGGTACTTATTTTTTTGTCAATTGGGCAACAGAAGAAGCGAGCGTATTCAATTTCTTGGAAATGTCAGCAGACTTCCCTCAAAAAAAGAAGGAAATGTCAGCAGACGAACCGGTTAAGCACAACCCACGTCATGATGGCAAGATGGAAGTGGAATCTTCTTACCGTGCAATCAGTAGTCTCTGTAGCATCGCAATCCTCAGTCTTCACATAAAAATCGTCCCTGCATTGAGCGAACTGCTCAGCCAAAAACAACACTAGCCTGAAGGCCCTGAACGAGTCGGAGAGGGACGAGGAGGCGGAGGGGAATGATCACCAGAGGTGCACTTCGGTGAGCCTGAAGAGCTTCCCCAGCTTTCTCATAGACGAGGACTCCGCTGCCGGCGGCATCGCCGTGGGCACTGGTTCGTGGGTCGGCGCCTTGTCCAACGGCGGGCCGAGGCCGGGGTCGGGTCGGACGGCGGGTACATCGCTGGTCGGGGAGCAGGAGGAGAATGAGAACTAAGATGTGGTAGCAGGAGGGAATGTATGGAGTAGGAAGAAGGGAACACCCACCTCAGCTCGCCGTCGACGTCCCGTCCGGGCTCCCGCAGTTTCGTGGTCACCGTGGCCGCCATAAATGACCGGTCGCCTCCTCGACGACTGGACCAGGCGAGCGGCTTGGGGAGTAGAACAAAGCAAGCGGCCGGAGCATTAGCCGTGGTGTAACGAACCCAATCGAGAAGGGGGTCGGGAGGACAGCAGGAGGTGAGATTTGCAGAAGAAGATGAGAACAAAGAGAACAAGGGATGGGAATCAAGTGCTCGCTCTCCTCACATGCCCTACTCTGTTTTTTGTTAACTAACACACAAGTGGCTATAATTATATACCTCGGTTGTTGTGCATAAGTATTTTGGATTGTAGTTTGTCGTTTTTCTTCCTAACTGCGCAATCATGTACATCGATCGATGTTCTCTCCCATTGTCATTTTGTATTCTAGAACTACTTCATATAGTATAGTTCAACTTGTGTCTTGGAAAGACGCAACCAATAAGTGCCGGATTTTGTTAAAATTAAGTGCCTGGATTATGAGGCAGTAGGCCAGTAGCCTAGACCTGTCTTGTTCACTGTCATAGTGGCATATTTTAATCAGGATAGAAAATACTTTGTAAAATGTACCAAAATACAAAGCTTTGATGTCTTAGTGATGGACATGAAGTCTCGCCTTTCATCCATTGGCCGAGATGTATCCAAGTCTAAGCTACCTGCGATCTTACAAAATGTTGCATGTTGcaaggtactacctccgtcctgggttATTAGTCCCTATTATATCTcgtgtcaaatttgaactataaatttaactaaccaaatattcatgcatgtcataaaaaattatattattaaaaactatgtttaaatacgaatccaagcatataatttttgttgtcatgcattaatattttgttagttaaatttttgaTTAAAATTTGAGACAAATTACAAAAGGTACCAATAAATCAGGGCGGAGGTAGTAAGATGTACACATAGTCAACAACTAGCACATTTGCCCGTGTGTCGCAACGGGAGACTTTTGATCGACACGACCTTTTCCGAACACTTTGGAGCGTTGCTCTTCCATTATTAGGAGCTTCATGAGTGTGGCCGAGCCTGGAAATTACGAGTTCCTCCGGTCCCTAGAGTGACACCGCGATATATATAGGGTCAGTTCGTATGTTCTATGTCATTTTGGCCGTTGTTTGACTCGTCATCATCCTCCGAGTCACCTTATGTTGTTTTCCTTCGATTGATCCAAGAATTTAACAATCTTTATCTTACATGTCATGAATCTCATTTTTTTTAACCAATGGCTCATTGCTCCAGCCTTCTCAGTGATCATAATGGCGTCTCATGTGCATCATCCTTTGAGTCAccttgtgatttttttttgtttttcctatCCTTTATCATGCATCTCATAAATCCCATTATTTTAAACCAACAGGGCTGCCTCATTTCTCTAGCCTTCTTAATGATCGTCTTAATTATCTATAAACAGGTGAAAATATGTGCAAGATGGCAAGATGGGACTATTGATGGGAGAACATATATGAAAATATTGATTATAGGATTATTATACGCTGCCTCGATGGGCCTTGGGCATATCACAGCACACGCGACAGCTGCAGCTGCTCCGCATGCCCGTGCCGCCACCGCACCCTATTTCTGCACGCCCGCGACATACTACAGTTGACTTGCTCGCCGAAAAGACCTGAACTCAACCACATCCTTGCGCCACAAAAAGAATCGTCTTATCTTTCAAAATGGACCGGGCGCCTTTAGAAATCACAGGCAGGAGCCAGCAAAGGTGGTTGCCACTTGTCAATGTGAGCATCAACTTAGGTGGTCAGGGGTCGAATCTCAACACCCTTATTTTTATTTCTTTGTTCACACACACAGATGTCTATTCCGGTCAAAAGGGGCCAGGCGCCTTTCATCTGCATGATCATTAGCGTAGCGTACTGGTTGGCAGCTTGAGACAACACACAGGAGACCAAGGATTGAATCGCTGGCCGAGCACTttattttattctttttttctctGTTTAATAATTCaaacataaaaaggaaattaaTGTGTTTGTGTACAGGTTGAAGTCTCATCATACTCTAAAAAGAGAAGGGATTCTCCATAGACGTGTCCATGTCAATGATAAAACTGTAGGTTCTGTACATGTATTTATTTTACGTAATGTTGTGTAGATCTACTTTTAAATCTCAATCGTCAATCTTTATGGTTAACATTAAATCAACGGATATAAATGCATGActtatggagaactatgaaagcttccgtcctttattattaggtatagataGGTGTAGTACGCATGTCATGATTTTGAATTTAATGTATGAATAATTTGAGTGTCTTTTGTAGCTTACAATGTGGTGTCAACTAACGATCATCGATTGTCTACAAGTGATTGCATAAATGAATGGGAAATTAAGAACTACCCCCCAAAACTTTTATAATGCACGCATAACTCAtaaatatagtactccctccgatccatattaattatcATTGATTTAGTATCTTTAGTACAAATTTATACTAAAGCAGTGTTAATTAATATGgagcggagggagtacttgtttgtAATTAAGTTGTAATTTCAACTATATCCTAATGTGGACATACAAGAGCTAAAAGTTTTTCTGAAAATTGGTAAATTAATGAAGTTGCTGGTTATCTTAAGCTGTACGGCCAGCAACATGGTAGATGATGACTTTGTAGCAACCAATACAATTTTCTTTGCCTTATCTGCAAAGATACCCAACCGAATTAGTATTAATTAGTTACCACTCTAGTCAAATAGTAAGTGTATTTTTCATGCATCTCTGTTAGATCAACCATAGAAAGAAATTGTATATATTGGGGTTCACTGGACGAACACAGTCTTGCTCAATCCCCACACAAAATGGAAGCTCAAATTATCACCAAGCGATCGATGCTGCTAACAGATCTGGTGCCCTGATGTAAAATGGAGGGGGCGGGGGAGGGGTAGAATTTTTTTTGATAACAAATGCACTTATCATACAAGGGTGTGCAAGGGATCCGTGCGTGCAACAACAGCGTGCATGAGTTGTTTGGACGACCGCCATGGTGCTGGTCGATCATGTTAGGAGAAGACGAATGAGGATGGGAAATGATGTAATGGTCGGAATGGGGAAACTTCCAAGGTCGATCATGTCAGGCAAAAGGTTGCCTTAACTTTCAGGCATTTTACAAaacaaaaaaatgtaaaaaaaataacCTAGCACGAGCAGTCCAGTATGCGCCAACATGGCAACCGGATCTGCGTTTTTTCAGCGCTAAATCATTTCTTTTGGCCTTAATTTGTTCACTTAAACAAGTTTAGTGACTAAATTGATGAATCCTAAGTGTTTGCCTAAAGTGTGCAAACACTTTGAGTTAATGGACTAATGGCACATTTCCACTTCCTCTAACTATATAAAAGACAAACCAACATCCATCAAGGTTCAAGCGTTGCTGGAGGCAACATGTCAGTGACCTAGCCGTCCATATTAGATCTATTCCATTGTAATTCTCTGAATAATCACTAAAGATAGGTATGCAACACGTAGGACTTGTACCCATCTAAGGGGTCTGAACCTAAATAAAATCATTGTGTGACCATCATCGCCTTTGAGGTACTATCGTACCTTTGAGCATCACCCCTCTTTCTACTGTTGTGCATTAATCTTCAACACCTAGTGGAAAGTACATTCTGATTCTTCATGGACTATACTTGGATAGTGAAATTCAGAGAAGTTTGATCTAGTTTGGAATGAGTAGTAAATAGAACATCCATAACAAGCAAATCAATCAATCAATGCATTACGTAACAACACATTTCTCTTATATATCATAACAATCTAGCTATAGGATCAAATTATATCAACTAGAAGTGGCGAATAGGAGATTTAAATTCTTCCAAAATCGCAAATCTCTCAACACAACACACTGGAATAATGTAAATAGAGGCAATTCAACACCAAAGATAAACTATTGAAGGGAATTGACTTAAGAGGAAAAAATAAGATAAGCTATTGCAAGATAGCCATCAGGACTAAGACTAGAAGGATAACTAAGTAACAGTATATGAAGAACATGCGAACAAAGAGGCATATCACATTTAATAAAGCAAGATGGAAAAAGGACAAACATGATTGCAATGCGGATGGAAATGCTCAACAGACTGATTAGCAGGTCACCAAAGAACAACACAATGAAGAATAACTCAACGGAATGTAAATACTATAAGTAAATAGAACCAGTGTTGCTTGATGGCGACAATATGTGATGTAAATAGAAACCACAATGACTATCGGTTGCTTAGGCAGAAGCCTAACCGTCTAGAGATTGTGTAGCCCTCAAGGGTAATAGGCACAATCTAATCTCAACTTAGTTCTCTGTGATGCTCAACCACTAACTATGTTTTGGCTTTGGGGGTTTTCTCTCGATGAAATCTCTCAAGAGAGAGGGATTCCTCAGACTGTCAAATCAAGTGAAGCAGCCAACCGGTGAAGGTTGGGGTGGGGATGATATTTATAGCCGAAGCAATCCTGAGGGTGAAATGACAAGGTCTGTAGACACTCAACTGGCAACCGACACATGCCCGAGTGATTGAATTTCAAACACGTGTGACAACTTTACTTAAGGAACAAGTAAAGCTGAATAAACTTCTTGAGACTTTCTCTTCGAGTCCAAAAGAACCTTGTCTCTGGTTCATGAGTAAAAAATCAATGCACGAAGAGATTTATGTCGAGTCCACTCAGAGATGGGCTTATGATTAAGCATGAACACAAAATTCTTGACTACCTCAGACTGCCTTAATAGTATAGTTGCTCTATGACTGAAATGAAAgaaatgaaaatatgaaaaagaactACGCCTTCTCACAGTCTTCATCTTATTTGTTGTAGTCAATTGTTCCTCGAAGAACACACCAAATCAATTGTTTCTCGAATCATGCATATGTTAGGATAATTCTGTGGAGAGATATTTCAAAATCTTAGAAGAAAATGGATCGCATCGCAGATAATGATTTCCGAAATAGTTCAATGCATGCATAAGTTGATCTCTGGTAATAATTCCACCTGCAAAATAACTCAAGGATAACGTAGCACGGGGGGTCATTAAAATTACAATAGTTCAGAGTATCACAACCGAGAGTTTTTACAACATACTTACGAATCGAATAAGAAACAAGTGTTTTAAAACTCAAAGAACGAATACCTTGCAAAAGACTCGCTGGCTATAACACTCGATGTCTTCTCCCCCTCTTTGTCAACAAGTGCTATAAATGTGTTAAAGAACATGTTCCATTCTAATCtcctga
The sequence above is a segment of the Triticum dicoccoides isolate Atlit2015 ecotype Zavitan chromosome 1A, WEW_v2.0, whole genome shotgun sequence genome. Coding sequences within it:
- the LOC119349108 gene encoding trimethylguanosine synthase-like; protein product: MAATVTTKLREPGRDVDGELSDVPAVRPDPGLGPPLDKAPTHEPVPTAMPPAAESSSMRKLGKLFRLTEVHLWDDFYVKTEDCDATETTDCTGSQTTETRNKAAKTTDEDHSFVEDMELASRMADQTGDDTHPNEQRHQLIYNEALSLSDIPDKELIYISVIATIDEAQHDKNMQNDSPMTEVLEMNQEVHSCPDLANMSNDIARYWNQRYSLFSLFDSGIKMDEEGWFSVTPEPIAKHHASRVGAGILIDCFAGVGGNTIQFATKCKHVVAVDIDPQKIGYAQHNATIYGVNDHIDFIVGDFINIAPHLKGETVFMSPPWGGPDYAKVDVYDIKTMLKPCDGYHLFKLATAIASRVVMFLPRNSDLDQLADMCLSVDPPWAVEVEKNFLNGKLKTITAYFEEHVSTDVEHQ